The following are encoded in a window of Nakamurella sp. A5-74 genomic DNA:
- a CDS encoding adenylosuccinate synthase: protein MSVVVLIGAQWGDEGKGKATDLYGERVKWVVRYQGGNNAGHTVVLPDGQKFAIRLIPSGILTPGITNVIGNGVVINPEALLSELGELESRGVDTSGLVISADAHLVMPYHIAMDRVTERYLGKAKIGTTGRGIGPAYQDKVARMGVRVQDLLDPSILQQKVESALELKNQILVKVYNRKALDPQKVVDEVLAQGEQFAHRIADTRLLLDQAITRGEHVLMEGSQGTLLDVDHGTYPFVTSSNPTSGGAAVGAGLGATRITAVMGILKAYTTRVGSGPFPTELHDQWGEYLRKTGGEVGVNTGRDRRCGWFDAVIARYAARVNGITDYFLTKLDVLSSLEQVPICIGYDVDGERVEEMPLTQTGFHHAQPVYEYHPGWFEDITACRSFDELPANAQSYVKRVEELSGSRISAIGVGPGRDQTIVLNDLLA, encoded by the coding sequence ATGAGTGTCGTCGTCCTCATCGGCGCCCAGTGGGGCGACGAGGGCAAGGGCAAGGCCACCGACCTGTACGGGGAGCGGGTGAAGTGGGTCGTCCGCTACCAGGGCGGCAACAACGCCGGCCACACCGTCGTGCTGCCCGACGGGCAGAAGTTCGCCATCCGGCTCATCCCTTCGGGCATCCTGACACCCGGCATCACGAACGTGATCGGCAACGGCGTGGTGATCAACCCCGAGGCGCTGTTGTCCGAACTGGGCGAACTCGAGTCCCGCGGCGTCGACACCAGCGGCCTGGTGATCAGCGCCGACGCCCACCTCGTGATGCCGTACCACATTGCGATGGATCGGGTCACCGAGCGCTACCTCGGCAAGGCCAAGATCGGCACCACCGGGCGGGGGATCGGACCCGCCTACCAGGACAAGGTCGCCCGGATGGGCGTCCGGGTGCAGGACCTGCTGGATCCCTCGATCCTGCAGCAGAAGGTCGAATCGGCGCTCGAGCTGAAGAACCAGATCCTGGTCAAGGTCTACAACCGCAAGGCCCTGGATCCACAGAAGGTGGTCGACGAGGTGCTTGCCCAGGGCGAGCAGTTCGCGCATCGGATCGCCGACACCCGCCTGCTGCTCGACCAGGCGATCACCCGCGGCGAGCACGTCCTGATGGAGGGCAGCCAGGGCACGCTGCTGGACGTCGACCACGGCACGTATCCGTTCGTCACATCCTCCAACCCGACCTCCGGCGGCGCGGCTGTCGGCGCCGGACTGGGCGCCACCCGGATCACCGCGGTGATGGGCATCCTGAAGGCGTACACCACCCGGGTCGGCTCCGGCCCGTTCCCGACCGAGTTGCACGACCAGTGGGGCGAGTACCTCCGCAAGACCGGCGGTGAGGTCGGCGTCAACACCGGCCGCGATCGCCGGTGCGGCTGGTTCGACGCCGTCATCGCCCGCTACGCCGCCAGGGTCAACGGGATCACCGACTACTTCCTGACCAAGCTCGACGTGCTCTCATCGCTGGAGCAGGTGCCGATCTGCATCGGGTACGACGTCGACGGCGAACGGGTCGAGGAGATGCCGCTCACCCAGACCGGTTTCCACCACGCCCAGCCCGTGTACGAGTACCACCCAGGATGGTTCGAGGACATCACTGCCTGCCGCTCCTTCGACGAGCTGCCGGCGAACGCGCAGTCGTACGTCAAGCGCGTGGAGGAGCTGTCCGGATCGCGGATCTCGGCGATCGGCGTCGGCCCCGGTCGCGACCAGACGATCGTCCTCAACGACCTGCTGGCGTGA
- a CDS encoding DUF664 domain-containing protein has protein sequence MGMVSELAQHSGHADIIREAIDGKKSMG, from the coding sequence ATGGGCATGGTCTCGGAGCTCGCCCAGCACTCGGGTCACGCCGACATCATCCGCGAGGCCATCGACGGTAAGAAGTCGATGGGCTGA
- a CDS encoding DUF3151 domain-containing protein gives MMHNLLGPDPIRLPEDPAAAALAAGENPADVARANPTSSLVWAVLAETALDAGDDVAGYAYARTGYHRGLDSLRRNGWKGAGLVPWSHEPNRGILRAISALGQAATLFEEDAEVTRIRALLLDADPEIPTDLLP, from the coding sequence ATGATGCACAACCTGCTGGGCCCCGATCCGATCCGTCTGCCCGAGGACCCGGCGGCCGCAGCGCTGGCGGCCGGCGAGAACCCGGCAGATGTCGCCCGCGCGAACCCCACGTCCAGCCTGGTCTGGGCCGTCCTCGCCGAGACGGCCCTCGACGCAGGTGACGACGTTGCCGGCTACGCCTACGCCCGCACCGGCTACCACCGCGGCCTGGACTCGTTGCGGCGCAACGGCTGGAAGGGTGCAGGCCTGGTGCCGTGGAGCCACGAACCGAACCGCGGCATCCTGCGGGCGATCTCGGCGCTCGGCCAGGCTGCCACGTTGTTCGAGGAGGACGCCGAGGTGACCCGGATCCGCGCACTGCTGCTGGACGCGGACCCGGAGATCCCCACCGACCTGCTGCCCTGA
- a CDS encoding WXG100 family type VII secretion target, whose protein sequence is MTAISVNYAAMAGGADALVASWRRIEQHLAELQKVVGSTADMDAETLVRYRALFTRWNAAADDRQRTLQSLAQAVRSAGEHYRSLDAALAAQFG, encoded by the coding sequence ATGACGGCGATCTCGGTGAACTACGCCGCGATGGCCGGCGGCGCGGATGCGCTGGTGGCCAGTTGGCGCCGTATCGAACAACACCTGGCCGAGTTGCAGAAGGTCGTCGGGAGCACTGCAGACATGGATGCAGAGACCCTGGTGCGCTATCGGGCACTGTTCACCCGGTGGAACGCCGCCGCGGACGACAGGCAGCGGACCCTGCAATCCCTTGCCCAGGCGGTGCGGTCGGCCGGCGAGCACTACCGCAGCCTGGACGCCGCGCTCGCCGCGCAGTTCGGATGA
- a CDS encoding WXG100 family type VII secretion target: protein MNGFVVETQRVAAAGSEVGRGAAALGAEIQAMHRTLEQIQAGWRSTEAAPRFAAAMLAHLEQVAAMKDALLGQSTALTGSAQRMAAAEAALAGAMGGAHR from the coding sequence ATGAACGGGTTCGTGGTCGAGACGCAGCGGGTGGCCGCCGCAGGGTCGGAGGTCGGTCGGGGAGCGGCCGCGCTCGGGGCCGAGATCCAGGCCATGCATCGCACGCTGGAGCAGATCCAGGCGGGCTGGCGGTCCACCGAGGCGGCGCCACGGTTCGCCGCCGCCATGCTCGCCCACCTCGAGCAGGTCGCGGCGATGAAGGATGCGCTGCTCGGTCAGAGCACGGCACTCACCGGAAGCGCACAGCGGATGGCAGCGGCCGAGGCCGCGCTGGCCGGCGCGATGGGTGGTGCACACCGATGA
- a CDS encoding M18 family aminopeptidase yields MTAAASAAIVDDPTLGLRQYLDASPTPFHAGASAAELLQRSGYVEIDEARRFPREPGRYLLRRDGSLIAWDSRGGAGSFRVIGAHTDSPNLRIKPQPEVSRAGWEMLGVEVYGGPLLNSWLDRDLGLAGRVSVRDGSGVRTELLHCAEPLLRVSQLAVHLDRGVNDRGLVLNPQQHLTPHWGSSSAPVAFDGWLGEQLGVDAADVLAWELMTFDLTPARLIGRDQDLLASGRLDNLATSHAAVQALCSLADDETADGTRVIVLFDHEEVGSTSATGAGSTLLPAVLERIVLAAGGDREDLLTALARSVVASGDMAHATHPNYSERHEPEHRIAINGGPVLKINTNLRYATDAPGAATFALACEQAGVPMQRFVTRSDLPCGSTIGPTTGALTGITTVDFGAPMLSMHSAREVCGALDQPQYVAALAAFLAPA; encoded by the coding sequence ATGACCGCCGCCGCCTCTGCCGCCATCGTCGACGACCCGACCCTGGGGCTGCGGCAGTATCTCGACGCGTCGCCGACGCCGTTCCATGCCGGTGCCAGTGCTGCGGAGTTGTTGCAGCGCAGCGGGTATGTGGAGATCGACGAGGCGCGGCGGTTTCCGCGGGAGCCGGGCCGGTATCTGCTGCGGCGAGATGGTTCGTTGATTGCCTGGGACTCCCGCGGAGGTGCTGGTTCGTTCCGGGTGATCGGCGCGCACACCGACAGCCCGAACCTGCGGATCAAGCCGCAGCCCGAGGTGAGCCGTGCCGGGTGGGAGATGCTCGGTGTCGAGGTCTACGGCGGTCCGCTGCTCAATTCGTGGCTGGATCGTGATCTGGGGTTGGCCGGTCGGGTCAGCGTGCGGGACGGATCCGGCGTGCGTACCGAGTTGTTGCACTGCGCCGAGCCGCTACTGCGGGTCTCGCAGCTGGCCGTGCACCTGGATCGCGGGGTCAACGACCGCGGGCTGGTGCTCAATCCGCAGCAGCACCTGACGCCGCACTGGGGGAGCAGCTCGGCGCCGGTCGCGTTCGACGGTTGGCTGGGGGAGCAGCTGGGCGTCGACGCCGCAGACGTGCTCGCGTGGGAGCTGATGACCTTCGATCTGACGCCGGCGCGGCTGATCGGTCGGGACCAGGATCTGCTGGCCTCCGGGCGGCTCGACAACCTCGCCACCAGCCACGCCGCGGTGCAGGCGCTGTGCTCACTCGCCGACGACGAGACGGCGGACGGTACCCGGGTGATCGTGCTGTTCGACCACGAAGAGGTCGGCAGCACGTCGGCAACCGGCGCCGGATCGACCCTGCTGCCCGCGGTGCTCGAGCGCATCGTGCTGGCCGCCGGCGGCGATCGGGAAGACCTGCTCACGGCCCTGGCGCGGAGCGTCGTGGCGTCCGGCGACATGGCTCACGCCACGCATCCGAACTATTCGGAGCGACACGAGCCCGAGCATCGCATCGCCATCAACGGTGGGCCGGTGTTGAAGATCAACACCAATCTCCGCTACGCCACCGACGCTCCTGGCGCTGCGACCTTCGCGCTGGCGTGCGAGCAGGCGGGGGTGCCGATGCAGCGCTTCGTCACCCGCTCCGACCTGCCGTGCGGCTCGACGATCGGCCCGACCACCGGCGCGCTGACCGGCATCACCACCGTCGACTTCGGTGCCCCGATGCTCTCCATGCACTCGGCTCGCGAGGTCTGCGGAGCACTGGATCAGCCGCAGTACGTCGCAGCGTTGGCTGCCTTCCTCGCCCCGGCCTGA
- a CDS encoding SDR family oxidoreductase yields MTSIDTAPAPSTVLITGSTSGIGAATARALAAEGWRVVVTGRDSGRGRVVVDEIEADGGRAVFLPSDLTGSPAELRAFAAAAVDAAGGNLDAVVHNAALCPAVDSLTLTDDDLDATLAVNIRAPHVLTAALVPAMIDRGRGAIVVIGSWMAHVGHPFVGLYSATKAAEIQFGRSWAAEFGPRGIRVNTVSPGATRTPINAEDGDIIATMTGGIPAGRPGTPEEIAAAVVWLLSDGSTYLHGAELAVDGGITSTRSA; encoded by the coding sequence ATGACCTCCATCGACACCGCGCCCGCCCCTTCGACCGTCCTGATCACCGGATCCACCAGTGGGATCGGCGCCGCCACCGCCCGCGCCCTGGCCGCCGAGGGATGGCGTGTCGTCGTCACCGGTCGGGACAGCGGGCGCGGCCGGGTGGTGGTGGACGAGATCGAGGCGGACGGCGGTCGAGCCGTGTTCCTGCCGTCCGACCTCACCGGGTCGCCGGCCGAATTGCGCGCGTTCGCTGCGGCCGCGGTCGACGCGGCCGGCGGCAACCTGGACGCGGTCGTCCACAACGCTGCGCTGTGTCCCGCGGTCGACAGCCTCACCCTGACCGACGACGATCTCGATGCGACGCTCGCGGTGAACATCCGCGCACCGCACGTGCTCACCGCAGCGCTCGTGCCGGCGATGATCGATCGCGGCCGCGGCGCGATCGTCGTCATCGGGTCCTGGATGGCGCACGTCGGGCACCCGTTCGTCGGCCTGTACTCGGCCACCAAGGCCGCCGAGATCCAGTTTGGCCGGAGCTGGGCCGCGGAGTTCGGACCGCGGGGGATCAGGGTCAACACCGTTTCACCCGGGGCCACCCGTACCCCGATCAACGCGGAAGACGGCGACATCATCGCCACCATGACCGGCGGCATCCCAGCCGGTCGGCCGGGCACCCCCGAGGAGATCGCCGCGGCGGTGGTCTGGCTGTTGTCGGACGGATCGACCTATCTGCACGGCGCCGAGCTGGCCGTCGACGGCGGGATCACCAGCACACGGTCCGCCTGA
- a CDS encoding helix-turn-helix transcriptional regulator, whose amino-acid sequence MTADRTALGAFLRSRRDGLTPARAGMTAFPGPRRVPGLRKEELAMLAGLSSDHYSRLEQGRQHTITDEVLRALSRALQLDGVEQAHLRDLAAPTSRRREVHETSQRAEPGMLRLMNVLDHVPVLLLGRRSEVLARNSLLTTVLGNPMEPGSSFVRWLFVDPEARTRISNWADFAAASVGALRYEVGQRPQDRRLTAMVDELRKRDEDVARWWDDQGVTFRTSLTKNITHPVAGPLTFGIESVVGPHDPDQRLVVYTVEPHSTTAAVLPILAGWSADAPSQRG is encoded by the coding sequence ATGACCGCCGACCGCACTGCGCTGGGGGCGTTCCTGCGTTCCCGTCGGGACGGCCTCACTCCTGCGCGCGCGGGCATGACGGCCTTCCCCGGTCCCAGGCGGGTTCCGGGCCTCCGCAAGGAGGAGCTGGCGATGCTAGCCGGCTTGAGCTCCGATCACTACAGCCGCCTGGAACAGGGCCGGCAACACACCATCACCGATGAGGTTCTACGGGCGCTCTCGCGAGCGCTGCAGCTCGACGGGGTGGAACAGGCCCATCTCCGCGACCTGGCCGCTCCCACCTCGCGCCGTCGCGAGGTGCACGAAACGTCCCAGCGCGCCGAACCGGGCATGCTCCGGCTGATGAACGTGCTTGATCACGTTCCGGTACTGCTGCTGGGGCGCCGATCTGAGGTGTTGGCCCGCAACAGCTTGCTGACCACGGTCCTGGGCAACCCGATGGAACCGGGATCGTCGTTCGTCCGGTGGCTCTTCGTCGATCCGGAGGCGAGGACACGCATCAGCAACTGGGCCGATTTCGCTGCCGCTTCCGTGGGGGCGCTGCGCTACGAGGTCGGTCAGCGCCCGCAGGACCGCCGACTCACCGCGATGGTCGACGAACTCCGCAAGCGGGACGAGGACGTCGCGCGCTGGTGGGACGACCAGGGGGTCACCTTCCGCACCTCACTGACCAAGAACATCACCCACCCGGTTGCCGGGCCACTCACCTTCGGCATCGAAAGTGTTGTCGGTCCCCATGATCCGGACCAGCGGTTGGTCGTCTACACCGTCGAGCCACACTCCACCACGGCCGCTGTGCTGCCGATCCTCGCCGGTTGGTCTGCGGACGCACCCTCGCAGCGGGGTTGA
- a CDS encoding class I SAM-dependent methyltransferase, whose product MDGEGALERTRQDYDTFALAYDAFIRNDVSHARTIGTAMVTALAELVRANGSLSPVLDAGCGPGHWTALLVELGTPAYGMDLSPAMVAIARGRRPDVRFEIGSVLELSDADSSVGGILAHFSLIHLPPPLVDAALAEFARVAEPGAPLLVGVQITDDAHPDGWVRYGHPVSAAYRWNLDALSARLRRSGFAELVRLRMEGSSADKPPAGYLLARHRP is encoded by the coding sequence ATGGACGGCGAGGGTGCACTCGAGCGCACGCGGCAGGACTACGACACCTTCGCGCTGGCGTACGACGCATTCATCCGGAATGACGTCAGCCATGCGCGCACCATCGGGACCGCGATGGTCACCGCCCTGGCTGAACTGGTGCGCGCCAACGGATCCCTGTCACCGGTGCTGGACGCCGGGTGCGGCCCCGGGCACTGGACGGCCTTGCTCGTCGAGCTGGGGACACCTGCCTACGGCATGGATCTGTCACCGGCGATGGTGGCCATCGCCCGGGGCCGGAGGCCTGACGTCCGGTTCGAGATCGGGTCCGTGCTCGAGCTCAGCGATGCGGACTCATCGGTCGGTGGGATCCTGGCCCACTTCTCCCTGATCCACCTCCCGCCGCCGCTGGTGGACGCCGCCCTGGCCGAGTTCGCCCGTGTCGCAGAGCCGGGAGCCCCGCTGCTCGTCGGCGTACAGATCACCGACGATGCGCATCCCGACGGCTGGGTGCGCTACGGCCACCCGGTCTCGGCTGCCTACCGCTGGAACCTCGACGCCTTGTCGGCACGCCTGCGCCGGAGCGGATTCGCAGAACTCGTGCGCCTGCGGATGGAGGGGTCCTCCGCCGACAAACCGCCGGCCGGCTATCTGCTCGCACGGCACCGACCGTGA
- a CDS encoding GNAT family N-acetyltransferase has protein sequence MPQTTLFTDRMTLLPLGDEHLELEVELDSDPEVMRYLTGAGRTREQVIRAHRMRLSTAEPVPGLGFWMGFVEEEFVGWWLLEPAGWADGELIEGQAELGYRLLRRHWRQGLASEGSRELLRHAFQDLGMHRVFALTMTVNAGSRATMASVGLQYERTFADDHGLADLAGAEEGGVEYAITRDAWEAARLVDPPAGPNRSSQGFPPPA, from the coding sequence GTGCCCCAGACGACGCTGTTCACGGACCGCATGACGCTCCTACCCCTCGGCGACGAGCACCTCGAGCTCGAGGTCGAACTGGACTCCGACCCCGAGGTCATGCGCTACCTCACGGGCGCCGGGCGGACCCGCGAGCAGGTGATCAGAGCTCACCGGATGCGGCTCTCGACCGCAGAACCGGTGCCAGGACTTGGGTTCTGGATGGGGTTCGTGGAGGAGGAGTTCGTCGGTTGGTGGCTCCTGGAGCCGGCCGGCTGGGCCGACGGCGAGCTGATCGAGGGGCAGGCCGAACTCGGCTACCGCCTGTTGCGGCGGCATTGGCGGCAGGGCCTGGCGAGCGAGGGTTCCCGGGAGTTGCTGCGCCACGCCTTCCAGGATCTGGGGATGCACCGCGTGTTCGCCCTGACGATGACGGTCAACGCAGGCTCTCGCGCCACGATGGCATCCGTCGGCCTGCAGTACGAACGGACGTTCGCCGACGACCACGGACTCGCCGACCTCGCCGGCGCCGAGGAGGGCGGGGTCGAGTACGCGATCACCCGGGACGCCTGGGAGGCGGCGCGACTCGTTGATCCCCCGGCCGGGCCGAACCGTTCGTCGCAAGGCTTCCCGCCACCGGCGTAG